The following DNA comes from Blattabacterium cuenoti.
AGTGCTTTTTCTAATTCTTCTTGATTAGGAGATTTTCCATGCCATGTGTTATTTCCTTCCATAAAATCTACTCCATATCCCATTTTAGTATATAATATAATTAAAACAGGTTTATTTTTACCAGTTTCATTTTTTGCCTTCCTTAAAACATTAATAACTTTGTTAATATTATTTCCTTCTAACTCTTCAATCACTTTCCAATCAAAAGATTGAAATTTTTTTTTCAAATCTCCAAGAGGTAATACTTCATCAGTCGTTCCATCTATTTGTTGTCCATTATAATCTATAGTGGCTATATAATTATCTATGTTTCTAGATCCAGCATATAAAGCGGCTTCCCAAATTTGACCTTCATTCAATTCTCCATCTCCATGTAAACTATAAATAATAGTATCAAATTCCTTATTTAATTTTTTTGATAAAGCGGCTCCAATAGCAACAGACATTCCTTGTCCTAGAGATCCAGAAGAAATTCGTATTCCGGGCAACTTTCCATGTATAGAAGGATGACCTTGTAAACGAGAATTTAATTTTCTAAAAGTAGATAATTCTTTTACAGAAAAAAAACCAGAACGAGATAATATACTATAATAAACAGGTGAAATATGACCGTTAGATAAGAAAAAAAGATCTTCTCCTTCTCCATCCATGGTGAATTTTTTTGGATTAAAATGCATTATTTCTTGATATAAACTTACGAAATATTCCGTACATCCTAAAGATCCACCAGGATGTCCAGATTTTGCATCATGAACCATGCGTAAAATATCTCTCCTTACTTGAACACATAAATCTTTTAAACGTCCATTCATATTTCAATTTTTTGTTTGTATATTTTTTATCATTACTACTTAACAAAAATAAGAATTAATTATGAGTATTCTAAATAGAAAAGCTAGATTTAACTATCATTTTATAGAATATTATATAGCTGGTATACAACTTCTTGGAACGGAAATAAAATCTATAAGACAAAATAAAGTAAATATTATGGATAGTTTTTGCCAAATGAAATATGGAGAATTATATTCTATTAATATGTACATATCTGAATACCAATTTGGGACAAATTGTAATCATTTAAGTAGAAGAGAAAGAAAATTATTATTAAATAAAAAAGAATTAATAAAAATAGAAAAGAAATTGAAGAAAACTGGATTAACTATCATTCCTATAGAATTATTTATTAATAATAAAGGATATGCAAAAATGAAAATAGCTTTAGCAAAGGGAAAAAAAATGTACGATAAACGTGAATATTTACGAAAAAAAGATTTTTCTAAGGAAATAAAACGGTTTATTCAATTCAAAAATTGTATTTAATTTATTAAATTTATTAAATTTGTTGAGATTCAAAGAAATTATAGTTTTATGAAAAACGTCAATTTTTTTATTATTGCTTTATTCGCTTTTTTTTCATCTGTTTTTTCTCAAGATTCGAAAGAAAAAGAAAAGTGGTTAATCCGAATAGGAGCTCATGATATAAATTATTATCCTATCAAATCTCCTTTTAAAGATTTTTTTATAAAAGATAACAATAGTTTTAATCCTATCATATCTAATATAGAATTAGAACATAACATAAAAAAACATATAGGATTATATTTAGATGCATCAGTGGGGATGGTAGATAATAACAGATGGAAAATAGAAAATATTTTTTTTGTCAAATTAACTCCGGGAATAAACTTATATATTTTTCCGAATTCTAAGTTCGATCCCTATTTACGATTAGGAGGAGGTTTTCATAAATTTAATGGTTATCAAGATAGAGAATTAAGAATATCAGAAACGAAATATTTTAAAACAAATAGAAATAAATTTTTTATATTAGATGGTGGATTAGGGGTAAACTTTTGGATTGTTTCTAATTTTGGATTAAATATTCAAAGTACTTATAATCAAGTTTTTGCATATCAATCATCAGATTTTTTGAATTTTTGGAAACATAATATAGGAGTAGTTTTTCGTTTTGGAAATTTAAAATTTTTAAAATATAAAAACAACGATCGTGTTTCTATTCCATCAACAGTAGGAGTAGAAGAAGAGAAAAATAAAAAAATAGAAGTAGAAAATAAAAAAGAAGATAAAAATTTTACGGAAAATAAAATCTGTTGTCAAGAAAATTTAGATCAGGATCACGATGGAGTTTTAGATAAAGAAGACTTATGTCCCAACCAATTTGGATTAAAAAAATTCAGAGGATGTCCTGATACAGATTTAGATAATATTCCAGATAATGAAGATCAATGTCCTAAAAAATTTGGAAAAAAAGAGAACCAAGGATGCCCTGATGTTGCTTTTCGTCCTATTTTATTTGATAAAGGTCGTTTTTCATTGTCTAATCATTTTTTAAATGTTTTGGATCAAATTGCTGAAATGATGATCAACGGTTTTCCTTCTTACAAATTTTATATAGATGGATATACAGCTTTTCATGGAAAGAATTCTAAAACATTATCTATAAAAAGAGCAAATGTCGTTTTTGAAGCTCTAGTATCTAGAGGAGTAGATCCTTCTAGAATAGAAATTAGAGGATTTGGAGCAGGAAAAAAGAATAAGAAGAAAAAAGGAAAAGGACGACGTGTTGAAATTACAATTAAAAAATAATAAAAAACCTCTTTAAGAGGTTTTTTTATTCGCATAAAAGGATACATATATACTTATTTGATAAAGAATAAGAAATGGAATTAAGACCACTATTGTACTAAAGATATCTCCAGGAGTGATAGCTGAAGCTATAATTAACATAATCATAAAAGCATGTCTTCTGTATTTTATTAAAAAGGAACAAGAAATTAATTCCATTCTAGTAAGAAAAAATATGAAAAATGGTAATAAAAAAATAATTCCCATAGATAGTACGGAATGTATAATCAAAAAAATGTAATCCGATAAATCAAATATATTTTTTGGAAAATGACTGATTTTAAAAGAATATCCAAAATGAATTAAAAATGGACATACAAAAAAATAACCAAATAAAATTCCTGATATAAATAAAAGAGTGACCATTATAAATATGCTTACGGTATGTTTTTTTTCTTTATCCGAAAGAGCAGGTTTAATAAATTTCCAAAATTCATAAAAAATATAAGGAAAGGATAATATAAATCCTCCTATAAAACAAGTCCATATATAAACATGGAATTGTCCAAATATTTGTCTATTTT
Coding sequences within:
- a CDS encoding transketolase; amino-acid sequence: MNGRLKDLCVQVRRDILRMVHDAKSGHPGGSLGCTEYFVSLYQEIMHFNPKKFTMDGEGEDLFFLSNGHISPVYYSILSRSGFFSVKELSTFRKLNSRLQGHPSIHGKLPGIRISSGSLGQGMSVAIGAALSKKLNKEFDTIIYSLHGDGELNEGQIWEAALYAGSRNIDNYIATIDYNGQQIDGTTDEVLPLGDLKKKFQSFDWKVIEELEGNNINKVINVLRKAKNETGKNKPVLIILYTKMGYGVDFMEGNNTWHGKSPNQEELEKALSQLPETYLGDYPL
- the smpB gene encoding SsrA-binding protein SmpB, with product MSILNRKARFNYHFIEYYIAGIQLLGTEIKSIRQNKVNIMDSFCQMKYGELYSINMYISEYQFGTNCNHLSRRERKLLLNKKELIKIEKKLKKTGLTIIPIELFINNKGYAKMKIALAKGKKMYDKREYLRKKDFSKEIKRFIQFKNCI
- a CDS encoding OmpA family protein; the encoded protein is MKNVNFFIIALFAFFSSVFSQDSKEKEKWLIRIGAHDINYYPIKSPFKDFFIKDNNSFNPIISNIELEHNIKKHIGLYLDASVGMVDNNRWKIENIFFVKLTPGINLYIFPNSKFDPYLRLGGGFHKFNGYQDRELRISETKYFKTNRNKFFILDGGLGVNFWIVSNFGLNIQSTYNQVFAYQSSDFLNFWKHNIGVVFRFGNLKFLKYKNNDRVSIPSTVGVEEEKNKKIEVENKKEDKNFTENKICCQENLDQDHDGVLDKEDLCPNQFGLKKFRGCPDTDLDNIPDNEDQCPKKFGKKENQGCPDVAFRPILFDKGRFSLSNHFLNVLDQIAEMMINGFPSYKFYIDGYTAFHGKNSKTLSIKRANVVFEALVSRGVDPSRIEIRGFGAGKKNKKKKGKGRRVEITIKK
- the tatC gene encoding twin-arginine translocase subunit TatC — its product is MNESKIPFWKHFEELRKHIIHCFCAIIIAMIILMNNKNIIFDYIIFGPAKTNFITYRLFYKLANSFLGNRFNSISFLSHNLEIQNRQIFGQFHVYIWTCFIGGFILSFPYIFYEFWKFIKPALSDKEKKHTVSIFIMVTLLFISGILFGYFFVCPFLIHFGYSFKISHFPKNIFDLSDYIFLIIHSVLSMGIIFLLPFFIFFLTRMELISCSFLIKYRRHAFMIMLIIASAITPGDIFSTIVVLIPFLILYQISIYVSFYANKKTS